In the genome of Granulibacter bethesdensis CGDNIH1, one region contains:
- a CDS encoding IS3-like element ISGbe2 family transposase (programmed frameshift), translating into MSVSEIITDGGRRRYWSTPEKLRIVEETLDGRESISVVARRNGVAPNLLYRWRRLMLEGGSVAVAGDDDVTSNRQVREMETRIRELERQLGRKTLEVEILKEALERSRPKKSELAHALAAAGDYPVSLVAKTLGVGRSTVYDRLTGRTRTRGPYAKADDADLLPRIRQIAAQRPTYGYRRIAAVLNRQRRADGLALVNHKRVYRIMAADRLLLARRYTERADYGHDGVVVAIRSNLRWCSDGFEFTCWNGEVVRGAFIIDAHDREIIAWRAVANAGISGSDVRDIMLEAVETRFGGMRAPVPVEMLSDNGSAYTARETRTFARQLGLKPCFTPVRSPQSNGISEAFVHTLKRDYVRVSPLPDASTALTSLAGWIEDYNDNHPHSGLKMRSPREHRALVSATA; encoded by the exons ATGTCCGTGTCCGAGATCATCACCGACGGCGGTCGTCGCCGTTACTGGAGCACGCCTGAGAAGCTGAGGATCGTCGAGGAGACGCTCGACGGTCGCGAGAGCATATCGGTGGTGGCGCGCCGCAACGGCGTGGCGCCCAACCTGCTGTACCGCTGGCGGCGACTGATGCTGGAAGGCGGGAGCGTGGCGGTCGCCGGCGACGATGACGTGACCAGCAATCGCCAGGTCCGCGAGATGGAGACCCGCATCCGCGAACTGGAGCGCCAGCTCGGCCGCAAGACGCTGGAGGTCGAGATTCTGAAGGAAGCGCTGGAGCGCTCGCGCC CCAAAAAAAGCGAGCTTGCTCATGCACTCGCCGCTGCCGGAGACTATCCGGTGAGCCTGGTCGCCAAGACGCTCGGGGTCGGGCGCTCGACGGTGTACGACCGCCTGACCGGCCGCACCCGGACTCGCGGGCCGTACGCCAAGGCCGACGACGCGGACCTGCTGCCCCGCATCCGCCAGATCGCCGCGCAGCGGCCCACCTACGGCTACCGCCGCATCGCGGCGGTCCTCAATCGACAGCGGCGCGCCGATGGACTGGCGCTGGTCAACCACAAGCGCGTCTACCGCATCATGGCGGCGGACCGCCTGCTGCTGGCGCGGCGCTATACCGAGCGGGCCGACTATGGCCATGACGGCGTCGTGGTGGCGATCCGCTCGAACCTGCGCTGGTGCTCGGACGGCTTCGAGTTCACCTGCTGGAACGGTGAGGTCGTGCGCGGCGCCTTCATCATCGACGCCCATGACCGCGAGATCATCGCCTGGCGCGCGGTCGCCAATGCGGGCATCAGCGGCTCGGACGTGCGCGATATCATGCTGGAGGCCGTGGAAACCCGCTTCGGCGGAATGCGCGCGCCCGTGCCGGTCGAGATGCTGTCCGATAACGGCTCGGCCTATACCGCCCGCGAAACCCGCACCTTTGCCCGGCAGCTGGGCCTCAAACCCTGCTTCACCCCCGTCCGCAGCCCGCAGTCCAACGGCATCTCCGAGGCCTTCGTCCATACCCTCAAGCGCGATTACGTCCGCGTCTCGCCGCTGCCCGATGCATCCACCGCGTTGACATCGCTTGCCGGATGGATCGAAGACTACAACGACAACCACCCCCATTCAGGACTCAAAATGCGTTCACCGCGCGAACATCGCGCATTGGTTTCTGCAACCGCTTGA
- a CDS encoding IS3-like element ISGbe1 family transposase (programmed frameshift) — protein MPAKKHKPEEIIGKLREVEIMLGQGGTTAEACRRIAVSEQTYYRWRKEYGGLKTDQARRMKDLEKENLRLRRAISDLTLDKLILQEAAPGKLLSPARRRRCIDQVREVLDISERRVCRVLGQHRSTQRKVPCGADDEEVLTDDIVALAKQYGRYGYRRVTALLHAAGWSVNHKRVERIWRREGLKVPQKQPKRGRLWLNDGSCIRLRPEYPGHVWAYDFVEARTHDGRKFRILTIIDEASRECLALVVARQLRHEDVLAALADLFIARGPPAHIRSDNGSEFIATAVQKWLGQVGVKTLYIAPGSPWENGYNESFNGSLRDELLNGEIFYSLAEARVLIEAWRRHYNTVRPHSSLGYRPPAPQAATPPLPASGSASLHLRPAMAAETTMH, from the exons ATGCCTGCCAAGAAGCACAAGCCTGAGGAGATCATCGGGAAGCTGCGTGAGGTCGAGATCATGCTGGGCCAGGGCGGGACGACCGCTGAGGCATGCCGGCGGATCGCGGTCAGCGAGCAGACCTACTACCGCTGGCGCAAGGAGTACGGCGGCTTGAAGACGGATCAGGCGCGTCGGATGAAAGATCTGGAGAAGGAGAACCTGCGGCTGCGGCGTGCGATCTCCGACCTGACACTGGACAAGTTGATTTTACAGGAGGCGGCGC CGGGGAAACTTCTGAGCCCCGCGCGACGCCGACGCTGCATCGACCAGGTGCGAGAGGTGCTGGACATATCCGAGCGGCGGGTGTGCCGCGTGCTGGGGCAGCACCGGTCGACACAGCGCAAGGTGCCGTGCGGGGCAGATGACGAAGAGGTGCTGACCGACGACATCGTCGCGCTGGCCAAGCAGTACGGGCGCTACGGCTACCGCCGGGTCACCGCACTGCTGCATGCGGCGGGCTGGTCGGTGAACCATAAACGGGTGGAGCGGATCTGGCGGCGTGAAGGCCTCAAGGTGCCGCAGAAGCAACCTAAACGTGGCCGGCTATGGTTGAACGACGGCTCATGCATCCGGCTGCGACCGGAGTATCCGGGGCATGTGTGGGCGTACGACTTCGTCGAAGCGCGGACGCATGACGGGCGCAAGTTCCGGATACTGACCATCATCGATGAGGCCAGCAGGGAATGCCTGGCACTGGTCGTCGCGCGCCAGCTTCGACACGAAGACGTGCTGGCAGCGCTTGCCGACCTGTTCATCGCGAGGGGTCCGCCCGCGCATATCAGATCGGATAACGGCAGCGAGTTCATCGCTACCGCGGTTCAGAAATGGCTTGGGCAGGTTGGCGTGAAGACGCTGTACATCGCGCCGGGTTCGCCGTGGGAGAATGGCTACAACGAGAGCTTCAACGGCTCGCTGCGCGATGAGCTGCTCAACGGCGAGATTTTCTACAGCCTCGCTGAAGCAAGAGTACTGATCGAGGCGTGGCGCCGTCACTACAACACCGTCCGGCCGCACAGCAGCCTGGGCTACCGGCCGCCCGCACCACAAGCGGCGACACCGCCATTGCCGGCCTCCGGTTCCGCTTCGCTCCACCTACGACCGGCAATGGCGGCGGAGACGACAATGCACTAA
- a CDS encoding IS701 family transposase produces the protein MTREVVVTGASIEATLELWASSLREVKARMRPLFSQARVAASANSFLDGLLGDERRKTGWMRAEAAGDAGPWRQQAILGRGRWDADALRDIVRDYAVEHLGTDDAVLVIDETGFLKQGKASCGVGRQYTGSAGKVTNCQIGVFAAYVSPRGHAFVDRALYLPKSWTADPARLAAAHVPEGTAFATKPALAVQMIERAIAADMPFAWVSADAVYGVGDIEQSLRRAGKGYVLGVKGDHRFGSWGDKPVVAGTAAQIAGELDPAAWQRLSAGQGTKGERFHDWAYFELADLDADEYVNGAIGTWTRGLLIRRHVAGDDLAFFTTWCPAGTTIETLVGVEGHRWGIEDSFETAKNELGLDHNETRSWHGWHRHVSLVMLAFAMLAAIRTRANATPPKRPWTIPRR, from the coding sequence ATGACGAGGGAGGTCGTGGTGACGGGGGCATCGATCGAGGCGACGCTGGAGCTTTGGGCATCATCGCTGCGCGAGGTGAAGGCGCGGATGCGGCCCTTGTTCAGCCAGGCGCGTGTGGCGGCATCGGCGAACAGTTTTCTGGATGGCTTGCTGGGCGACGAGCGCCGCAAGACCGGGTGGATGCGCGCCGAGGCGGCGGGCGATGCAGGACCGTGGCGGCAGCAGGCGATCCTGGGGCGCGGGCGGTGGGATGCGGATGCGCTGCGCGACATCGTGCGCGACTATGCCGTCGAACATCTTGGCACCGATGATGCGGTGCTGGTCATCGACGAGACCGGGTTCCTGAAACAGGGCAAGGCGTCATGCGGCGTGGGGCGCCAGTACACCGGGTCGGCCGGCAAGGTGACCAACTGCCAGATCGGCGTATTCGCCGCTTATGTCTCGCCCAGGGGCCATGCTTTCGTCGACCGGGCACTTTACCTGCCCAAGAGCTGGACGGCCGACCCGGCCCGCCTGGCGGCCGCGCATGTGCCGGAGGGCACGGCATTCGCCACCAAGCCGGCGCTGGCAGTGCAAATGATCGAGCGCGCGATCGCGGCCGACATGCCGTTTGCCTGGGTCTCGGCGGATGCGGTCTACGGCGTCGGCGACATCGAGCAGAGCTTGCGCCGTGCCGGCAAGGGCTATGTGCTGGGCGTGAAGGGCGACCATCGCTTCGGCTCATGGGGCGACAAGCCGGTCGTCGCGGGCACCGCCGCGCAGATCGCGGGCGAACTCGATCCTGCTGCATGGCAGCGTCTGTCCGCAGGTCAGGGCACCAAGGGCGAGCGCTTTCACGACTGGGCCTATTTCGAGCTCGCCGACCTGGACGCCGACGAGTACGTCAATGGCGCAATCGGGACATGGACCAGAGGCCTGTTGATCCGCCGCCACGTCGCCGGTGACGACCTCGCCTTCTTCACCACCTGGTGCCCGGCCGGTACGACCATCGAAACCCTGGTCGGGGTCGAAGGGCATCGCTGGGGCATCGAAGACAGCTTCGAGACGGCGAAGAACGAACTCGGCCTCGACCACAACGAAACCCGCTCCTGGCATGGCTGGCACCGGCACGTCTCGCTCGTCATGCTGGCCTTCGCGATGCTGGCGGCCATCCGCACCCGCGCCAATGCCACGCCCCCAAAAAGACCCTGGACGATACCACGGAGATGA
- a CDS encoding MucR family transcriptional regulator, with translation MADETITDAAHAVELATELTIAWLGNPNTRIDAEQVPAFLGSMHSAILKLAGGSETAAADAVDTTEYTPAVSVRKSLASKDHIISMIDGKPYKTLRRHLATNGLTPEQYRERYNLKADYPMVSETYSESRRVMAKKIGLGRKPGTKVASAAKPKGVKAAKSAAAAHLSGE, from the coding sequence ATGGCTGACGAAACCATCACCGATGCCGCACATGCGGTCGAACTCGCCACCGAACTGACCATTGCCTGGCTGGGCAATCCCAATACCCGCATCGACGCCGAGCAGGTCCCGGCGTTTCTCGGCAGCATGCACAGCGCCATCCTGAAGCTGGCCGGCGGCAGCGAGACGGCGGCAGCAGACGCCGTCGACACCACCGAATACACGCCTGCGGTGTCGGTGCGGAAGTCGCTGGCCTCGAAGGACCACATCATCTCGATGATCGACGGCAAGCCCTACAAGACGCTGCGCCGCCACCTCGCCACCAACGGCCTGACGCCCGAGCAGTATCGCGAGCGCTATAACCTCAAGGCCGACTATCCGATGGTGTCCGAAACCTATTCGGAAAGCCGCCGGGTGATGGCCAAGAAGATCGGCCTCGGCCGCAAGCCGGGCACCAAGGTCGCAAGCGCAGCCAAGCCGAAGGGCGTGAAGGCCGCCAAGAGCGCCGCGGCTGCGCATCTGTCAGGCGAATAA
- a CDS encoding class I SAM-dependent methyltransferase — MTFSNSSPDNIVAYNQAAWDNLAAQDCEWSRPASPQTIAAALQGDWSVRLIPADMPEDWLGQVAGRNILCLASAGGQQAPILAAAGANVTVLDASEGQLEQDRRVAARDGLALSTIQGDMRDLSAFSDESFDVIFHPISNLYVPDVRPVWKECYRTLRKGGRLLASFYNPVVFVGDRDPQWREQGLIRPMHMIPYADTQDMEPGQLDAKVERGETLVFGHSLTDQIGGQTEAGFRIAGFAEARAPASRFVIDDYLPTFIATLALKPL; from the coding sequence ATGACATTCTCAAATAGTTCGCCGGATAACATTGTCGCGTATAATCAAGCAGCTTGGGACAATCTCGCAGCGCAGGATTGCGAATGGTCCCGTCCGGCGTCGCCGCAGACCATTGCGGCAGCCCTGCAAGGCGATTGGTCGGTACGATTGATCCCGGCCGATATGCCCGAGGATTGGCTGGGCCAAGTGGCGGGCCGCAACATCCTTTGCCTGGCGTCCGCTGGCGGTCAGCAAGCCCCCATACTTGCTGCGGCGGGCGCGAATGTTACCGTCCTCGATGCTTCGGAAGGGCAGTTGGAACAGGACCGTAGGGTGGCAGCGAGGGATGGGTTGGCCTTGTCCACGATCCAGGGAGATATGCGCGACCTGTCGGCGTTCTCGGACGAGTCCTTCGACGTTATCTTCCACCCCATTTCAAACCTATATGTGCCCGACGTTCGGCCTGTCTGGAAGGAATGTTACCGGACCCTTCGCAAGGGCGGCCGGCTGCTGGCCAGTTTCTATAACCCGGTCGTCTTCGTCGGCGACCGCGATCCCCAATGGCGGGAGCAAGGGCTCATTCGCCCAATGCACATGATACCCTACGCTGACACGCAGGACATGGAACCCGGCCAACTGGATGCGAAAGTCGAGCGCGGTGAAACGCTGGTTTTCGGCCACAGCCTGACCGATCAGATTGGTGGCCAGACCGAGGCGGGCTTTAGGATCGCAGGCTTTGCAGAGGCCCGTGCGCCAGCGTCGCGCTTCGTCATCGACGATTATCTGCCGACGTTCATTGCGACATTGGCGTTGAAGCCACTTTGA
- a CDS encoding tyrosine-type recombinase/integrase yields MTFEEAARKWHGHRLDALDAGHATRLLTRLERDAFPVLGKLGLSVITPTDVLAMVRRVEARGALDVSRRLKQHVSQIYRFAIAHGWAERDPAEHLGQLLKPKPRTRHMPRIGRSELPALIRAIDGYDGEETPRRRAVTRAALLFTLLTWVRTNETRHARWEEFEDLDGASPVWRVPAERMKMVREHVVPLAPAVVALLQEVRVYSLADYVFVGEKPDQPISQNTMIYACYRMGYRGRQTVHGFRGLASTWANEAECYQPDWIEMALAHVERDEVRGAYNAALYLSPRRRMLEDWAGFIQSHLSAAPVADEALAVAKSSGQGRLLEASPA; encoded by the coding sequence ATGACCTTCGAGGAAGCGGCACGCAAATGGCATGGCCACCGCCTCGACGCGCTCGATGCCGGGCATGCCACAAGGCTGCTGACCCGGCTCGAGCGCGATGCCTTTCCGGTGCTTGGCAAGCTTGGCTTGTCTGTCATCACGCCGACCGATGTGCTGGCGATGGTACGGCGGGTCGAGGCGCGCGGCGCGCTCGACGTCAGCCGGCGTTTGAAGCAGCATGTCAGCCAGATCTATCGTTTTGCCATCGCCCATGGCTGGGCCGAGCGGGACCCGGCCGAGCATCTCGGCCAACTGCTCAAGCCCAAACCGCGTACCCGGCATATGCCGCGGATTGGCCGCAGCGAGCTGCCTGCGCTGATCCGGGCGATTGACGGCTATGACGGCGAGGAGACGCCGCGGCGTCGCGCAGTGACCCGGGCGGCGCTGTTGTTCACGCTGCTGACCTGGGTGCGGACCAACGAGACGCGTCATGCCCGCTGGGAGGAGTTCGAGGATCTCGACGGGGCGTCCCCGGTCTGGCGAGTGCCGGCCGAGCGCATGAAGATGGTGCGTGAGCATGTCGTGCCGCTGGCACCCGCGGTTGTCGCGCTCCTTCAGGAGGTGCGGGTCTATAGTTTGGCGGACTATGTCTTTGTCGGTGAGAAGCCCGACCAGCCGATCTCGCAGAACACGATGATCTATGCCTGCTACCGGATGGGCTATCGTGGTCGCCAGACCGTGCATGGTTTTCGTGGGCTGGCCTCGACCTGGGCCAATGAGGCCGAATGCTACCAGCCCGACTGGATCGAGATGGCGCTCGCTCATGTCGAGCGCGATGAGGTGAGGGGGGCGTATAACGCCGCGCTCTATCTTTCCCCGCGCCGGCGCATGCTCGAGGACTGGGCCGGTTTCATCCAAAGCCATCTGAGCGCGGCGCCCGTGGCCGATGAGGCCTTGGCCGTGGCCAAAAGTAGCGGGCAGGGTCGGCTGCTCGAAGCCAGCCCTGCCTGA
- a CDS encoding NmrA family NAD(P)-binding protein — MPVSGPILVFLANGTQGSAVARVARERGHLARGLIRKRSSDSAGHAVIGDLDDPVSLAAAAEGCAHAVLQVPTGEQPTMIRQVGNALDALRHARVRSIVLKLASASRPAPCNEPSFVANAAIEALVRSAGIPVAIVRPTMYLDNLLKPSARADIAERGVFSPPIASEQRIAWTSADDCALAAIVLLEQDRFGGDHLVSGPESVTGDELESRLSAALGKPISYHAEPLDVFERDVDVAMGLGMGRRIASKFRYFREHPDEADQILATVQDPKGLPGFTPTSIKAWARQRRQLFQ; from the coding sequence ATGCCTGTATCCGGTCCCATCCTCGTATTCCTCGCCAACGGCACTCAGGGGAGCGCCGTCGCGCGCGTCGCTCGCGAGCGCGGGCATCTGGCGCGGGGGCTGATACGCAAGCGATCCAGCGACAGTGCCGGCCACGCCGTGATCGGCGATCTGGACGATCCGGTCAGCCTTGCCGCGGCAGCGGAAGGGTGCGCCCACGCCGTGCTTCAGGTGCCGACCGGCGAGCAGCCCACCATGATTCGCCAGGTCGGGAACGCGCTCGATGCGCTACGCCATGCCCGCGTTCGCTCGATCGTCCTGAAGCTGGCGAGCGCCAGTCGCCCCGCTCCCTGCAACGAACCGAGCTTTGTCGCCAACGCCGCGATCGAGGCACTGGTTCGCAGCGCCGGCATCCCCGTCGCCATCGTGCGCCCGACCATGTACCTCGACAACCTCCTGAAGCCGTCCGCCCGCGCCGATATAGCGGAGCGCGGCGTCTTCTCCCCGCCGATCGCGAGCGAGCAGCGGATTGCATGGACCAGCGCCGACGACTGCGCGCTGGCTGCGATCGTGCTGCTGGAGCAGGATCGCTTTGGCGGCGATCACCTCGTGAGTGGACCGGAGAGCGTCACGGGCGACGAGCTGGAGTCGCGCCTCTCGGCCGCGCTGGGCAAGCCGATCAGCTATCATGCCGAGCCGCTGGACGTGTTCGAGCGTGACGTAGACGTGGCGATGGGCCTTGGCATGGGCCGGCGCATCGCATCCAAGTTCCGCTACTTCCGCGAACATCCCGACGAAGCCGACCAGATACTCGCCACGGTGCAGGACCCGAAGGGGCTGCCGGGCTTCACCCCGACCAGCATTAAGGCTTGGGCGCGGCAGAGACGCCAGCTTTTCCAATAA